The following nucleotide sequence is from Apium graveolens cultivar Ventura chromosome 4, ASM990537v1, whole genome shotgun sequence.
attaaaagcaGTAACTCTACTTGATCTAGCGTTattggaaaaaaaataaaaaaaaaaggtTTAAAACACTAGATGAAGTAACCTTTTGCCAAAAATGCTGAACGAAGTAGCATGATAAAGTGATATTTTGGGATATCATTTCCAGAAGTGACATTGTTTTAATATCTTAAATTTTTTTCAATCGAATTCGAAAATGACAGTATTATCCCAACTTTAGTACTACAACATTTTAACTAATAAATTTATACCCATCCTAAATTTATACCCTCAATTTATCTTGCCTACTTCCAATGATGGAagatattattttcaaaatagtTGTACTCATTTTTCGGTTAATACCCAAAATTTTATATTCATATAGTATAGTATTATGGCCCAGTATAGTTTACTACTACTTCTTCGCTTTCTACATAACCGGTAAATCGTCTATTTTTTAGTATTACATTTATTCTCTTAAACAAATGCAAATTATTTACTTCCCCGATCAACAACAATATGTAAACAAAACAAATTTTCACGTAATTTTTATTGCCTATTTTTTTCCTCATTATCAATTTtattcgatttttttaaaaaaaatctaaacCAAACATTGCGTAACGGGAAAAAATCCTAGTTTATCATATAGAGGTTAATGGTTCAACCGTTATGTATGTTTGCATTTAATATTAAAAACATTTATCGAACATATACTATCCTGAACTTTAAtaaaaactaaaaagaaaaatcctTATAATTATTATTAGTATTTACATTTTTTTATGAAGTACAAAATTGGCACAAGTTATTGTTAGTGATTGTATATAATATACTAATATTAAGGTTTTTgctcaattttttttaaatgagaaATGTGACCCCTAGTGATTTTTGTAATCAAATTTGACgatttcataaaatttaaatttttttgatTTGTACAAAATTACGAATTTACTAAATTCAAAATTTCAAGTTTTCAGAAAATAACCAATTTTAACTATATAAAGTACCGATTCTCATGATTTCTCATACGGTCATACCCCTAATACTAATATAAAAAAAAAgtaaataaagaaaagaaaataaaaaagtgGGAACACCTAAACGTAAAAAGAAACAAGAGTGGGAGCCGATATTGGCTCAAATTTCACTATTTAGGGGAGAATAGTCCCACATATCACTCTCTAAAAGGATGACCTTAAATGTCACTTTAAAACGGAGAAGCGTATTACATTTTAAAAACTTTGTCAAAAACGTAAAATCGTCTTgcatttatttttattttttaataagtGAAAACGGGAGTTCAAGATGGGCTTTCCTTTAAAAAAAGATAACGCAACTTGGAAAGGTGTTTTTACACCAAAACGGAGTTTTCAGGTTTGGTTTTTAAtgtattttcatttttttaattttttacccgaaatatttgataatgttatgtttctaaatttaaaattttattttatgtGATATTTTGttcgtattttatttttatttttaaatattttaattttttaaaaaccCAAAACGAGATTTGGAATAATTAGAGTTTGCTTTTTAGTGCCAAAAGGCCGTAAACTCTAGATTAAATCCTAAACCATAAATAAGTGCATctgttttattaatttattttttactatttttaaaataCCAAGGGGCCGGTGAAtcctaaaatgttaaaaattgttaaatgAGGGCCCGCTTTTTAATATTTTTAGGCTTGCCAATTCTCAATTTaagatttaaaatattaaaatatttttatatatgaataaaatacgAACAAAACATCTTCTAGAATAAAGTTTTGAGTTTGAAAAGataatattattgaatattttgtgtaaaaaaatattaaaaaaatgcaaaaatatgTTTTACATTTACAGTAAAAACATAACTTGAAAGTGTGTTTTTGTTTAAATACATAAATTAAAATTGCATATTTtgatttagaaaaataaaaaataaataaaacgGTACACGCAGCTACGTTTTTTATTATAACAAAAATTTGTCCGAAAGAATTGAAATTTGAGGTAATTTTTTTGGAAATCTGACATTAGGTTGATTTTGACATTCATCCCAAAAGACTTATAATCAACCCTAAAAATGCCCTAACCCGCACAGGCAGAGGACACATCAATTCAATTACAAAACTGGTAGTCTGTCTCTCTTGTGGGTTTTATTATCGTTAATCACCCTACCAACTACAATTGCAATTCATACATTTCGGAGGAGATGGTAACGGATGAGGAGCTGGTGAGTCGTTTACACCACCTGCTAAGCACGTCGGACCTCAACACCACCACCAACGGCATTCTTCGCCGCCAACTCGAGCAAGATTTTGGTATCAGCTTGTCTGATAAGAAATCTTTTATCCGTCAACAAGTTGATCTTTATCTCCTATCGCAAGAACAAAAAGATGAACAACAAGTTGAAGAAGCAGAGGACCAAGAACAAGAACAAGAACAAGAAGAAGAGGTTTTAGatgtagaagaagaagaagaagaggaggagGAGGATGAGGAAGAGGAAGAAAAGGCCCCTCTTTCCAGAACAAGGTTCCCCCCCCTTTCGTAATTGTTTGAAATCTGTATCCTAATTGTTTCAAGAATTATTATCCCTATTGCTGTTTAAAGACTGTTATATATGCATAATTGTTTCAGGAATTATCTACATTTCTGTTTAAAGAATGTCAAATATGGATAATTGGTTTCAAGaattttctttattattgttaaAGAATGTCAAATATGGATAATTGGTTTTCAAGAATTGTTGACTACTGTTTAAAGATACTGCATTTCCAGAAACTATCCTCCCTCTATTTTGTCTTAATTCCCCCCCCCCTTTAATGTTATTGCTTGTCGTTTTTCCCTATTATACAATGGGTTTCTCCCGCATTTCAAATGTCATACATTGCAAAAATGAATTCTTTTTGGTGTCTTTTAGGATTTAGTTTACTTGTGCGTAAGTATCTGGTTATCTTTAATGTCTGACGGGGGAATGTCTGCTAGCGGATTGTCTTCTTCCGTATATAAGGTTGGTTGAAACTAGAATATCACAAACAAGGTTTCATATGTAATAATGCTTGTTAAACTACCGAGGTGGAATTTATGTTTTTCGGTAAGACTCGTGCTAGAATTGGTTAGCAAATAAAATATTATTCTTATAAATTTTCCTGTAGAGAAACAAATACCTATTTCTTTTATCTTAGCCAGTAAATGTTGTTTTCATTGTCTATGTGTAACTTAAATATGGTTTCGGCATTGCTGCCCGTAAGGCTGACTGACTTGTGCAGTTCAGCCTGCCCTTCTAACTTCTCTTGCTATCAGGCCAAAGAAGCAGAAAAAGAAAGTCAAAAGAAAAGGAGGTGGAGGCGGAGGCGGATTTACGAAAGTATGCAGTCTCTCCCCAGAACTTCAAAAGTTCACCGGAGTCTCTGAATTGGCAAGAACCGAGGTAGTACTGAAAATTTATTTCTTCTTTAATTTTTTCGAATCCTAGATTATTGGCTTTCAGATATTTCACCTGTTTTATAATCTTTGGATCAGGTTGTAAAACAGATATGGAAGTATATTCGAGAAAAGAATTTGCAAGACCCATTAGACAAGAGAAATATCATTTGTGATGATGCATTACGTGACCTTTTTAATGTGGATTCTGTAAATATGTTTCAAATGAACAAGGTCCTATCTAAGCATATCTGGCCATTGGAATCTAATGGTAACATTACTCTTCTATTATTTTCAGTTGCTTATTTGTAAGGCATTTTTTTGTGCGGAAATTTACAGGAATTTTGGTCCATGAGCATTGTTTTTTAGTTTGCCTTCCCACCTACATTTATTTATGATTATTTATAGCTTAGTTTGTTGAGGAATGGTGACTGTTTGTGTAAGTTCGAATTTACTTTTTCAGAACATAAACATATTGAGAGTTGGTTTTGTACTTTTTGAAGAAAATTGTTTCTCAGGATGTATGGGATTTCGTTTTGTAATACTTAAGAATTGTATGCTATAGAAGTTGTAGTATATCAACTTTACTTGGTTCATGAATGATATAAGACTGAGGACTAGTATATTCATTTAGGGACCGTTAAGATTTCCTTAGGTAATAGGTATTGTGACTGACTTTATCGCATGTACCTGTAGGAAAGTTCTGACAGCTTCTTGTAAGTAGAATATAATGGGTGGGAACAGTTGAGTTTGATGTTTCCAACTGATAGCTTAATGGAAAGAAATTGTTTTTCAGCTGTACATTCTGCTAAAGTGGCGAATTGATAAAATAATATATGCTTTTCGAGCCTAATTTTCAATTTTAGAAATGCCAGAATATGGTATTGTAATATGCATGATTGGTTGTTATCAGCTTAATTTTGGGTAGAGGTGTGATCGATGGTGCGTGCGTATTACTATGTTGCATGGTATGCCAGCTTTGAAGTGCTTATCATTTTTctttaaaatattaaattcaTGTTTTTCTTGCATTACTTATGTATCAATCTGGTAAATATCTTATATAAATTTTGTTCCTCTATTGTGATGACTCTTAAAGGGAAAGAGCAAGAAGGAGAAGCGGAGGAGGCAAACGAGGAGAGCAGTGGTGATGACAAGGCTAGAGCTACAGCTAAGAAAAGGTTAGTTTACTTTATTGGTTTtaacatttttttttaatttgtggatttttttatttttgatgcattatgtaaatatatatatatatatatgtatgtatgtttATAACTTtatagatatagatatatattcatTTAATGTTTTAAGAATCACTAGTTAAAATATTACAGAATGTGTCATAATATTACAGAATGTGTCATAATATTACAGAATGTGTCATTTGACCAATACCTAAACATAATGTTTAGTTGTCCTTTTTCTACGATACTCGCAActtaaataaaaattttatatatataaatatatgtatattcaTTAATAGTTtgaatacctttgtactaatgtTCAGCTGTTACTGGTCAAGGTGGACAAGTACAAATTACCTTGCTCAACTTTGCTGGTGGAATGTTTTTACCACAATTTAGTTGAGCATTAAGGGCACTTTTATAATCTTATTGCATTTGGATAAAAGATTCAGTTTATATTAAGAAAAAATGGAACATGATGAAAAATGTAGAGGCCTTTGAGAACATGTATTAATTGTATATAAGTTATTTAGATATGACAAACAAGTAGAGAGAAGATTGTATAGAAtagtatttatatatattttctttCTAGCAGTTTCACCAGTTTTTCTCAATATCTGCATAATGACATGGTAGAAAGTTCCTTCAAGTATTGTCAGATTTCAGTGCACTTGTGTCTAAGTTATTTAAGTATCTGTAGTGGCTGAAGAGAGTATTTTGTTTTCTGCTAGTGGAAAGTATGGTGACTGAAGTGATTCGAGAAGGGTGATACTGGAATTTAATAATATTGAAAAATATCTTTATTAACTTAATATACAGTTACAAATACCTAGTTTTTGTCAACTTGATTAAATCATGATGTTGTTTATTGAGTTTTCGTTGTTTCAAGGAATCAAGGTTCACGTTCATGAATATGACCTATCTTCTTCTTTTCGTCCTCTTTCAAGTCTTTGTACCCAAGTTTGTTCAATGAGATTAAGAGTACATGTTATGAGTATCTTAAACTTAGCTTCTGCATTTCTGCCTGTAAGGCTTATGAACATATGCAGTTCGGAGTTTGGACTGGCCTTTCAGTGGTAAATATTTAAACTTATGTAATTATCAGGTccaagaaagagagtaaaaatgtgaaaggaaAAGGGGGTGGAAGTGGATTTACAAAAGTGTGTAGTCTCTCTCCAGAACTCCAAAAATTCACTGGAGTTCCTGAATTGGCAAGAACTGAGGTACTATTGAAAAtgtattttctttattattttggATTTTAGATTTTTAACTGTCGGTGTCAGATATTTGATCTACATATTCATCTTCCTCTCAGGTTGTTAAACAAATGTGGAGTTATATTCGAGAAAATAATTTGCAAGACCCATCAGACAGGAGAAATATAATTTGTGATGATGCGTTACGTGCCCTTTTCAATGTGGATTCTATTAATATGTTCCAAATGAACAAGGTCCTAACTAAGCATATATGGCCATTGGATTCTGATGGTAAAGTTACTTCTATATTATTTTCTATGTTGCTTATTCGGGAGTTGCAGGTTCTTGTGTGTAAATTTACAGTAAACTTGGTATATGACCATGGTTTGCTATTTTCCCACTCACTCTTATTACATTTATGAATTATTATATTCTATAACTTACTTTGTTTTAAACCAATGGTTGTTTGTTGTAGTTGTTAGGTACATTTGCTCGACCCTTATTGTCTCAGAATAagtgattattttattttctatttaTGATAAAGGTATAGCAGTTCTACATCAACATCACTTGGCTCGTCTGTAAATGGCAAGCCTAGTTATAAAATTGAGTTGTTAGATTGAGCTTTGGTACAACTTGCATCTACATTAAAGTTCATACTGAATGAAGTCAAATGCGTGAATGAGTCTTGTAATGATAGGAGGCACTTTAAgaacaaaatttggaaattctagCCTTAGAACCAGTCTAAATGCAGGTTTTCCAAGAGTGTTAATTTGTTATGAGAGAATATGATATGTACCTCTAGTGAGGTTCTGTAAGCCTTTTTTGAGACGGTGGAATCGGTTGAGTGTGATGGTTCCAAAGGACGCCTTAATGGAAAGAGGCAAGTATTTAGCTGTATATTTAGCTAAAGTATGATTTATACAGAGAAATGGATGGTTTTTGACCCATGACAAATGATGATACTGTAAATTGCATGTTTGTTGTTATGTCAACTTGTTTGGTCGTAAAATTGGGATTGATGTAGCATTGTATCCTGGTGTGTCTTCCTTGTATTACCTACATATTGATCTGGTGAATTCTGCTTTATCCTAGAGTATTTTTATATTCATAAATCATAATATTAGGTGCTTACCTGATTTTTGTTGGAACAGCTTCAATCAATTCTACACCGAAggagaagcagcttaagcatgaGAGAGAAGGTGAGAATGATGAATCATTAGTAAATGCTTTTAATTTTTCCGCTCAATTAATTGAGCTCAGTAACTTTTAGGCCGTCTCCAAACCTTGCCAACAATGTGATGAGCTGTTTCTGGTGTTAGCAATTTGTTTCAATTTAGGTATAGCGTCATATTTTTCTTTCAGAAAAAATCTGGTAAACCTATTATTTCGCGACCTGTTTGTCAGACCAAGTAGGATTTTAATTTTCTAAAGTAATTTTCTTATGTAATAAAAATTAACAGCTAAACAGAGCTTCATTCTTTTGGGTCTGTAATTTCAATTTCACGAACTTCTTCCTCTCCGAAATTTGCAGATCCAGATGAACCAAAGAGAAAGGAGAAGCGCCAGAAGAGTTTTAAAACGTGTGATACAGAGGACGGGGTCATTGTTCCACTTTCAGATGCTCTGGTAAACTTTCTGGGTACTGGTGAAACGTCATTGGCACGATCTGATGTTATAAAGAGGATATGGAGCTACATCGAACATAATAATCTCCAggtttgcaaatgattatcttcTTCAGAATAGTTGAAAGTGTATATAGTATGTGAGTAAAGTACATCAGATATTAGTTCTGTTGTGTTCAGACATGAATTCCGTAAGTTTGTTTGTGGAGAAATCATGCTTAGTATTATATAAGAATTGGTTATATCAAGATGGTATAAAAAAATTCTACAATAAACAAAGGGATTAAGATAAGGTCAGCAAGAAGGAAGCAAAATTGATCATCTGTATAGTTCATCCCTTTGTTTGTATTGTTTCAGTGTTTTATTACACCATAGTGAACCAAACAGTTACTAACTCTTGTTTGACTTGATATTGAAGGATCCATTTGATTCAGGAAGAGTAATATCTGATGAGAAGTTGAAAGAGctttttgaagtggatgctttTAATAGACTCTCTGTTACAAAATTCCTGAAGAGTCATTTTGTGGAGGCTGAAAAGTGACCGCTCATTTAACCTTGATGCTTTATCCCAACGTATTGAAGAAATTTTGAAGATCAAGTTGACTATCAAACATTTTGTGTATTTCCCATGTTCTCTAAAGACTAAAAGTCTAACGATGGAGGAATAGAAGTTTTGAAATATGAGAAAAGGCCGGTTTATATTAGCTAGCTCCAAAATCTGTTGTTTTCCTTGATTATTGCTTATCAATTCATGAAAGTCTCTCTCCCTTCCCCCTCCCGCCCTCCTACATTATCTCCGACACGTCCATTAAAGACTTAAAAGTAACAAAGCCCAATACAAATTAATTGGTATCAATGATAGCCAAGTCTTTTACTCTGTACTGAATTGATATGGTCGTATACTATACTAGCTACTCAAGAGGACTCCCATCCGCCTGGCAGCTAGGACAGAAAGCTAtaagaaagaaaaaggaaaaagtgCATTCAAGGTCTCTCACTTAAAAGTTAAAAGTTCTAACGGGGGCAGGGCGCATAACCACGAAAGCCCTTCGAGTACAACAGCCTGAGGTGTTTATTTTCTGGTGAAGTATGAAAAAAGTGTACCGTTAGTTAACCGAAAATAAGATTACACCATCATCTGGAATAGTTTTTTGTTTTTTAAAATGAGCCCATGCGAGCGCTGATCCAACCTTTGCTAATACTGTAAGTCTTTCCTTTTCCAGCGGCATAACGGAATACATTTTTTATTTGGCAGTTGAAGAGTTCTAGTTGGATCAGAGATGCACAAAAAACCCGGGCCCGAACATCTGGTccggcccgatccggtcaaaaTTCGGTCAAAGCCTGATCCGGGCTTaaatgataaaacatattattctataaacatatttattttttgccgaacttaaatgttttcaacgaagtaatgttttcataaaatatttcatgtaaactaatacatttttgcgatgatctagttgctaacatatgtatttttcggaatctctaataatactcgatccaatttaaattagaaaaaaaccCGGCCCGATCTTCCGGCCCGAAAAATAAGCCCAGTTAGGACCGCCTCGAGGACCCAAAAACATTTTCGGAAAGTCCGGCCCGGTCAAATTCCGAAAAGCCCGGTCCGGTCAAAGCCTAAGGGCCGGGTTTTCCGGTGGGCTTTTCGTGCATCTCTCAGTTGGACAAGGGGGTTGGAATTCTATTGTTAAGCTAAGCCAGTACAACATACTACTCTCTTTGCGCTAAAATTTGAAATACAAACATTATCATAGTTGGATTATTAGCTTGTAACGGTCCTGGAGAAGCAGTTACGAAGTGGTCAACCACTTCAACTACTTGAATGTAATTAATGACACGAGAAATTTCTTAAGACTAGATCTCAGGAAACTTAGGAGATGTTGATAATACATAGCTGCAAGTACTTCCAAGGATATATGCTGTCAAAAAGTCGTTAGTGGCCTGTTTTGCTAGTAGGAAATCCTGAAGTGGGCTTGATGTACTTGCGGACATTTGATCCTGGGAATCCATGTTATATGCTGGATTTCTATTTCCAGTGCCTATGAGGTATTTGTAGTTGACAAGTCTGTCATAGGTTTAAGGTTCTGAGCCTGTGGCGATCAGTTAACGTAAGATTTTTACTGGCTGCATTCTGCAAGAGCAAAAATCAGTAGACCTTCTCGATTGGCGGAGATGGTTGTGTT
It contains:
- the LOC141719026 gene encoding uncharacterized protein LOC141719026 translates to MVTDEELVSRLHHLLSTSDLNTTTNGILRRQLEQDFGISLSDKKSFIRQQVDLYLLSQEQKDEQQVEEAEDQEQEQEQEEEVLDVEEEEEEEEEDEEEEEKAPLSRTRPKKQKKKVKRKGGGGGGGFTKVCSLSPELQKFTGVSELARTEVVKQIWKYIREKNLQDPLDKRNIICDDALRDLFNVDSVNMFQMNKVLSKHIWPLESNGKEQEGEAEEANEESSGDDKARATAKKRSKKESKNVKGKGGGSGFTKVCSLSPELQKFTGVPELARTEVVKQMWSYIRENNLQDPSDRRNIICDDALRALFNVDSINMFQMNKVLTKHIWPLDSDASINSTPKEKQLKHEREDPDEPKRKEKRQKSFKTCDTEDGVIVPLSDALVNFLGTGETSLARSDVIKRIWSYIEHNNLQDPFDSGRVISDEKLKELFEVDAFNRLSVTKFLKSHFVEAEK